A region of the Methanobrevibacter ruminantium M1 genome:
TCTTCATTCAAGATTGTTCCAAATGGACGAATTGCAGAATAGCCATTGCCTGCAGCAGTGCTAGGCAATCTGACAGCCATTTTTATCTTTTCAAATTTAATTGGAATTAAAACTTTAATTGCCTTTAAAGTTGTTTGAACCTGTTCATCCACTGATTTGAAAGCATCAATCTTAACTTTAGATTCGTTCATTGCATTCTCTATCCTGACTGCCGGATGAGGAAGACCTGTTTGAGGGTTGATTCCCTCTCTTGCTATCTTAGCAACTACTTGCTTTCTCTTATCCTCTTGCATCTGTCTTCTTTGCTCTGCAGTCAGCTGAACATTTCCCTTATGAAGGATCTGCTCTGCAACTTCCAAAACGTCTGTAGTGTCAAATACCTTTCTCATGGATTCCTCTGAAGCCTTGTCACCTTTTTTGGAATCTTTAAATATTTCCTCTACAGCTAATATCTCTTCAATATCAATTTCTTTTTCATTATCAGGATTTCTAAAGTCTGCAGCTAAATCAGGATCAACTAAAATCTCAAACTTTTCACCGTAAGATTCTAATCTTGCAATAATAGCATCATCTATATTAACCATGACTATTCACCAATCCAATATAATTTGATACTCTTTTATACATCCATATAGTTAAAAACTAAATAAATGCTAATAAATAGTTAAAAACTAAATGAATACTAATTAAATAGTTAAAAACTAAATGAATACTAATTAAATAGTTAAAAACTAAATAAATGCTAATAAATAGTTAAAAACTAAATGAATACTAATTAAATAGTTAAAAACTAAATAAATATAATAATACATTATGTAAATAAAATAAATATAATTAATAAAAATATATAAATATAAAAAGATAAATGAGTTCTAAAAATAAAATAAAGAACCCACAATCAAAAAAATAAAATTTAAAAGAATTTAAGAAAAATCCTACATCATGTCAACAATTTTTCCTAAATGCCTATGCCTATCAAAGAAATCTGAAGGCACAACAAACATTATTCCCTTCTTTGCGGTTTTTCTAGCAGTTTTGCTAAGAATAACCTTTTTTATGATTAGTTTTTTTACTGACATTTTTATCAATTAATATTTTTGAACTGGGAAAATGAATTTTCCCATTCAATTGACAATCGAATGAATCGTCTTGCCTTTATTCTTCAGCAGAATCTTTATCTTCAGAAGCTTCTTCTTCAGAAGTTTCTTCTTCAGATTCTTCAGCAGCGTCTTCTGCTTCTTCTGATTCCTCTACTGCTTCCTCTACTGCTTCTTCTTCAGCTTCTTCTTCTGGCTCTTCCTCTTCAGCATTTCTCTCAAGAAGATCTTTTACATAGCCAGAAACTTCCTCATCGGAAAGCTTTCTATAAGCTTGGGTTGCAACTTCAATTACAGCTATTTCGACGCTGTCTTCAGTTGTTCTGCCTTCAGTAGCTTCATAAAGTGCATCTAAGCCTAAGTTGATTGCATCTTCCAAGCTTAAGTCTTCTTCATATCTTTCTTCAAAGACATCTACAGCAGCTTGCACTCCAGAACCAATTGCAGTTGCCTTATATTCAATTAAGGCTCCGCTTGGATCTGTTTCATATAAT
Encoded here:
- a CDS encoding ribosome assembly factor SBDS is translated as MVNIDDAIIARLESYGEKFEILVDPDLAADFRNPDNEKEIDIEEILAVEEIFKDSKKGDKASEESMRKVFDTTDVLEVAEQILHKGNVQLTAEQRRQMQEDKRKQVVAKIAREGINPQTGLPHPAVRIENAMNESKVKIDAFKSVDEQVQTTLKAIKVLIPIKFEKIKMAVRLPSTAAGNGYSAIRPFGTILNEEWQQDGSWIAIVEMPGGLQDDFNHKMASISGGEAETKVIK